The following are encoded in a window of Deinococcus arcticus genomic DNA:
- a CDS encoding DUF11 domain-containing protein, with translation MNATKCLATVLTALLAAGTGAAQEISTSLPLTSVGDRLMWTVGDQNLNLDVPLSGRVRLELYSPRVDQGDYRSDTYYGDEQYDGGRSDVTTTFTLVDAGGKALLSRTFTPGEHAWETLLDQELPAGRYRLQAVTSGNGKNTFAVRLAGISAAISAERLSVNVHSRDWVPALNVRVDGEGHVLRLYDGDGPAELEARLRDEQGNTLPLQVSADLSFSDLPLPARAGNYTVELRQPATARQFSNTVGFSLSRAGQGVPLGVARVDQTGLLRVTAELLLPGGPQPTQLSALVGQTSVTVDGTLEQRVPAGTYAVTPDPVPGAEVSVATPRVTVPRGGSGETRIQVRPQVALSLTADKQEVCVGDTVTFTARAQTAYAGDLPLNLSVAAPGLALQGEPTLGGTLTAARPGELRLSATATQPGPVTVTARLAPWDQARTVTLNVRADATPLQLSREPLADVAPGSEVTVTLRVRNTATYAVPFLLTDTNAGGLDALESPTFSGTLAASEARTLRYRARVTGGGAVTFTGALRSPECAATQTVGGTLAVAAPALPTPAQPAAPEPAPAPEARRASTVSLPFDAPVQARELVVAHRLPEGAEFVAGSSRLNGQALPDPLRGPSGALYWVLPRTAFVQGEAAKRGTVTYELAHTGALGALDRPALLARYAGERREVLEGQLDEADLAAAQPLSAPAALTENPGAIKFPLQGSLIRIRDRINVIVNVPAGQEPALSVNGQPVAEERIGQVTTNEDGSRLVTFVGVLLQPGANTLQAGADTVNVQLVGATARIELTPVSLVADGSTPLRLKVRALDARGNLTDQDTVTLNASLEPRTGDADPATPGYQVRLKGGEGELVLQPQATPTTLSVAVALGQTVTTARYDVRPDASRVGVGMVSATLGLDGSLNLNEDLTWQARASYEGPLGAGKLYVAADKDGLPTDQDTLKRFSLYGDSSVASVPLQGADPVALRYDHPTFQVAYRRSALPIDVLPVGEQLTALTASTKGNVQFSGFAALVPGDRITGERLHPEGTRLLRLARGGISLGSETLEVVTLERGSGKELGRVTLARNVDYILDTRTGIVTLTRALDRVDANLNDVAVLASYRLESPLAGRTLAAGAQAKYTGKDYAVGVAAVSLDGRVTTGARATYDNGTLRADGLLAYAGGLQASADLGVKLDRTAVQGRVRYQDGQYQGLAPFAPGLTVGGSVDTRLTDQLSASVQADYARTATTQGGSVTARADYRLAPFSVGAGLRAAFGTQNGLGAVLSAGYHQAPIDVDVIHVQPLSGNLDPVTTVTAKYAVSDTLSVGLTDEYNWKTGHRAALSLSSTVGNTNYQVAYDLPAAGGQGNRARFGVSTALPLSERLTAGLRGSALYDVNARSSEFSAGVDLLYRADRFTATTGTDLTLKGGQFGAVVRGGLSGQLSDHLTLSADALGEFGAGKSGLRAAIGYAYRNRTFNSLGTVRYVSGTLAGGQPELSSNLAAEYRQPTWAVRAGLDTRTLLADTGSFTAQLGLGATYYVTDRIGLGAWGRVLTQPGSGAAQYGYGLEASFRALPGTWITAGYNPAGFTGLGNAYTKQGAYLRLDLTLDETLGGEK, from the coding sequence GTGAACGCAACCAAGTGCCTCGCCACCGTTCTGACGGCCCTGCTGGCGGCCGGAACAGGGGCCGCACAAGAGATCAGCACCAGCCTGCCCCTGACCAGCGTGGGTGACCGCCTGATGTGGACGGTGGGCGACCAGAACCTGAACCTGGACGTGCCCCTGAGTGGCCGCGTGCGCCTGGAACTGTACAGCCCCCGGGTGGACCAGGGCGACTACCGCAGCGACACCTACTACGGCGACGAACAGTACGACGGGGGCCGCAGCGACGTCACCACGACCTTTACGCTGGTGGACGCAGGCGGCAAGGCCCTTCTGAGCCGCACCTTCACCCCCGGCGAGCACGCCTGGGAAACCCTGCTGGACCAGGAGCTGCCCGCCGGGCGCTACCGCCTGCAGGCCGTGACCAGCGGCAACGGCAAGAACACCTTCGCCGTGCGCCTGGCCGGCATCAGCGCGGCCATCAGCGCCGAGCGCCTGAGCGTGAACGTGCATTCGCGCGACTGGGTGCCCGCCCTGAACGTGCGCGTGGACGGCGAGGGCCACGTGCTGCGCCTGTACGACGGCGACGGCCCGGCCGAACTGGAAGCCCGGCTGCGCGACGAGCAGGGCAACACCCTGCCCCTCCAGGTGAGCGCCGACCTGAGCTTCAGCGACCTGCCGCTGCCCGCGCGGGCCGGCAACTACACCGTGGAGCTGCGCCAGCCGGCCACCGCCCGGCAGTTCAGCAACACGGTGGGCTTCTCGCTGAGCCGCGCGGGCCAGGGCGTGCCCCTGGGCGTGGCCCGGGTGGACCAGACTGGCTTGCTGCGCGTGACGGCCGAACTGCTGCTGCCCGGGGGCCCTCAGCCCACCCAGCTGAGCGCCTTGGTGGGTCAGACTTCTGTGACAGTGGACGGCACCCTGGAGCAGCGCGTGCCGGCCGGCACCTACGCCGTGACCCCCGACCCGGTGCCCGGCGCCGAGGTCAGCGTGGCCACGCCCCGCGTGACCGTGCCGCGCGGCGGCAGCGGCGAGACCCGCATTCAGGTGCGCCCCCAGGTGGCCCTGAGCCTGACAGCCGACAAGCAGGAGGTCTGCGTGGGCGACACCGTGACCTTCACGGCGCGGGCCCAGACCGCCTACGCGGGCGACCTGCCCCTGAACCTGAGTGTGGCGGCCCCGGGCCTGGCCCTGCAGGGCGAGCCCACCCTGGGCGGCACCCTGACGGCCGCGCGCCCAGGCGAACTGCGCCTGAGTGCCACCGCCACCCAGCCCGGTCCCGTGACCGTGACCGCGCGCCTGGCCCCCTGGGATCAGGCCCGCACCGTGACCCTGAATGTGCGCGCCGACGCCACCCCGCTGCAGCTGAGCCGCGAGCCGCTGGCCGACGTGGCCCCTGGCAGCGAGGTCACCGTGACCCTGCGCGTGCGCAACACGGCCACCTACGCGGTGCCCTTCTTGCTGACCGACACGAACGCGGGCGGCCTGGACGCTCTGGAGAGCCCCACCTTCAGCGGCACCCTGGCGGCGAGCGAGGCGCGCACCCTGCGCTACCGCGCCCGCGTGACCGGCGGGGGCGCCGTGACCTTCACGGGCGCCCTGCGCAGCCCCGAGTGCGCCGCCACCCAGACGGTGGGCGGCACGCTGGCAGTGGCGGCCCCCGCGTTGCCCACCCCGGCGCAGCCTGCTGCCCCCGAGCCCGCCCCGGCCCCCGAGGCCCGGCGCGCCAGCACGGTCAGTCTGCCGTTTGACGCCCCGGTGCAGGCCCGCGAGCTGGTCGTGGCTCACCGCCTCCCTGAGGGCGCCGAGTTTGTGGCCGGCAGCAGCCGCCTGAATGGGCAGGCCCTGCCCGACCCCCTGCGCGGGCCCAGCGGCGCCCTGTACTGGGTGCTGCCCCGCACAGCCTTTGTCCAGGGCGAGGCCGCGAAGCGCGGCACCGTGACCTATGAGCTGGCCCACACGGGCGCGCTGGGGGCGCTGGACCGCCCAGCCCTGCTGGCCCGCTACGCCGGCGAGCGCCGCGAAGTTCTGGAAGGCCAGCTGGACGAGGCCGATCTGGCCGCCGCCCAGCCGCTGAGCGCGCCTGCCGCCCTCACCGAGAACCCCGGCGCCATCAAGTTTCCGCTGCAGGGCAGCCTGATTCGCATCCGGGACCGCATCAATGTGATTGTGAACGTGCCTGCCGGGCAGGAACCCGCCCTGAGCGTGAACGGGCAGCCGGTGGCCGAGGAGCGCATTGGTCAGGTCACCACCAACGAGGACGGCAGCCGCCTCGTGACCTTTGTGGGCGTGCTGCTGCAGCCTGGAGCCAATACCCTGCAGGCCGGCGCCGACACCGTGAACGTGCAGCTGGTGGGGGCCACGGCCCGCATTGAACTGACCCCGGTGTCGCTGGTGGCCGACGGCAGCACGCCGCTGCGCCTGAAGGTGCGTGCCCTGGACGCCCGGGGCAACCTGACCGACCAGGACACCGTGACCCTGAACGCCAGCCTGGAGCCCCGCACCGGCGACGCCGACCCGGCCACCCCCGGCTATCAGGTGCGCCTGAAGGGCGGCGAGGGCGAACTGGTGCTGCAACCCCAGGCCACCCCCACCACCCTGAGCGTGGCTGTGGCCCTGGGCCAGACGGTGACCACTGCGCGCTACGACGTGCGCCCCGACGCCAGCCGCGTGGGTGTGGGGATGGTCAGCGCCACCCTGGGCCTGGACGGCAGCCTGAACCTGAATGAAGACCTGACCTGGCAGGCGCGCGCTTCCTACGAAGGGCCGCTGGGCGCGGGCAAGCTGTATGTGGCCGCCGACAAGGACGGCCTGCCCACCGACCAGGACACCCTGAAACGCTTCTCGCTGTACGGCGACAGCTCGGTGGCCTCGGTGCCGCTGCAGGGCGCCGACCCCGTGGCCCTGCGCTACGACCACCCCACCTTTCAGGTGGCCTACCGCCGCAGCGCCCTGCCCATTGATGTGCTGCCGGTGGGCGAGCAGCTGACCGCCCTGACGGCCAGCACCAAGGGCAACGTGCAGTTCAGCGGCTTTGCGGCCCTGGTGCCCGGCGACCGGATTACCGGCGAGCGCCTGCACCCCGAAGGCACCCGCCTGCTGCGCCTGGCGCGCGGCGGCATCAGCCTGGGCAGCGAGACGCTGGAGGTCGTCACGCTGGAAAGGGGCAGCGGCAAGGAACTGGGCCGCGTGACCCTGGCGCGCAACGTGGATTACATCCTGGACACCCGCACCGGCATCGTGACCCTGACGCGCGCCCTGGACCGGGTGGACGCCAACCTGAACGATGTGGCAGTGCTGGCAAGCTACCGCCTGGAGAGCCCCCTGGCCGGGCGTACCCTGGCTGCCGGGGCCCAGGCCAAATACACGGGCAAGGACTACGCCGTGGGCGTGGCCGCCGTGAGCCTGGACGGCCGCGTGACCACGGGCGCGCGCGCCACCTACGACAACGGCACCCTGCGCGCTGACGGCCTGCTGGCCTACGCCGGTGGCCTGCAGGCCAGCGCCGACCTGGGCGTGAAGCTGGACCGCACGGCCGTGCAGGGCCGCGTGCGCTACCAGGACGGCCAGTATCAGGGCCTCGCGCCCTTTGCCCCGGGCCTGACCGTGGGCGGCAGCGTGGATACCCGCCTGACCGACCAGCTGAGTGCCAGCGTGCAGGCCGACTACGCCCGCACCGCAACCACCCAGGGCGGCAGCGTGACGGCCCGCGCCGACTACCGCCTCGCGCCCTTCAGCGTGGGGGCCGGCCTGCGCGCCGCCTTTGGCACCCAGAATGGCTTGGGCGCCGTGCTGAGTGCGGGCTATCACCAGGCGCCCATTGACGTGGACGTGATCCACGTGCAGCCCCTGAGCGGCAACCTGGACCCCGTGACCACCGTGACGGCCAAGTACGCCGTGAGCGACACCCTGAGCGTGGGCCTGACCGACGAGTACAACTGGAAAACCGGCCACCGCGCTGCCCTGAGCCTCAGCAGCACCGTGGGCAACACCAACTATCAGGTGGCCTATGACCTGCCGGCCGCTGGCGGCCAGGGCAACCGCGCCCGCTTTGGCGTGAGCACTGCCCTGCCCCTGTCTGAGCGCCTGACCGCCGGCCTGCGCGGCAGCGCCCTGTACGACGTGAATGCCCGCAGCAGCGAATTCAGCGCGGGCGTGGACCTGCTGTACCGGGCCGACCGCTTTACCGCGACCACCGGCACCGACCTGACGCTGAAGGGCGGCCAGTTTGGCGCCGTGGTGCGGGGCGGCCTTTCGGGGCAGCTGAGCGACCACCTGACCCTGAGCGCTGACGCCCTGGGCGAATTTGGCGCGGGCAAAAGCGGCCTGCGCGCCGCTATCGGCTACGCCTACCGCAACCGCACCTTCAACAGCCTGGGCACCGTGCGCTATGTCAGCGGCACCCTGGCCGGCGGGCAGCCCGAGCTGAGCAGCAACCTCGCCGCCGAGTACCGCCAGCCCACTTGGGCGGTGCGCGCGGGCCTGGACACCCGCACCCTGCTGGCCGATACCGGCAGCTTCACCGCGCAGCTGGGTCTGGGCGCCACCTACTACGTCACCGACCGCATTGGCCTGGGCGCCTGGGGCCGCGTCCTGACGCAGCCCGGCAGCGGCGCTGCCCAGTACGGCTACGGCCTGGAAGCCAGTTTCCGCGCCCTGCCCGGCACCTGGATCACGGCGGGGTACAACCCGGCGGGCTTCACTGGCCTGGGCAACGCCTACACCAAACAGGGCGCGTACCTGCGCCTGGACCTGACTCTGGACGAGACCCTGGGAGGGGAGAAGTAA
- the pnp gene encoding polyribonucleotide nucleotidyltransferase: MIGKTYTTMLGDRELSIETGKLAKLVSGSVTLRYGDTVVLVTAQAREEKSTLDFLPLTVEFEERHYAVGKIPGSFHRREGRPGERAILSARITDRQLRPLFPKGYRHETQVIITVLSADGQNLPDVLGPIGASAALTISDIPWQGPTACVRVGQVDGQFILNPTVDQLAASRLDLVVAGTRSAVMMVEAGAQEVGEDDLVAAIEFAHAGMQGVLDVIERMRAELGQEKFNFLADGDLSTDLVPELAEQARAAGLRDALLTTKKKERSANLKALRERLIQARIPEGEVEGAEERVAALKSAFGKVEKQELRRLILDNDLRADGRNAKTVRPIWIEARALPRAHGSAIFTRGETQVLGVATLGTERDEILIDDLTSETGDKFLLHYNFPPYSTGEVKRMGGQSRREVGHGHLAKRAIRAVLPSFEEFPYVIRLVGEVLESNGSSSMATVCAGTLALMDAGVPIKAPVAGVAMGLVMEGDAYRVLTDILGLEDALGDMDFKVCGTAQGVTALQMDIKVGGITPQIMREALSQAREGRLHILGKMAEVLGAPRPELSPTAPRIVSLKINPELIGKVIGPGGKQIRELEAMGAQITVEEDGTVRVFSADSAAAEAVRARIEGLTREAKVGEIFEGTVVKTAPFGAFVNLFPGQDGMLHISQMSEERINAVEDVLNVGDRLQVKIANIDDRGKIDLIRPELEGKVAPREPRAPRPGGDRGGRPPRRD, translated from the coding sequence ATGATTGGAAAGACCTATACGACGATGCTGGGCGACCGTGAGCTGAGCATCGAGACGGGCAAGCTGGCCAAGCTCGTCAGCGGCAGCGTGACCCTGCGCTACGGCGACACGGTGGTGCTGGTGACCGCCCAGGCCCGCGAAGAAAAAAGCACCCTGGACTTTCTGCCCCTGACGGTGGAATTCGAAGAGCGCCACTACGCCGTGGGCAAGATTCCCGGCTCCTTTCACCGCCGCGAGGGGCGCCCCGGCGAGCGGGCCATTCTCTCGGCGCGCATCACGGACCGCCAGCTGCGCCCACTGTTTCCCAAGGGCTACCGCCACGAAACGCAGGTGATTATCACGGTGCTCTCGGCCGACGGCCAGAACCTGCCGGATGTGCTGGGGCCCATCGGCGCCTCGGCGGCGCTGACCATCAGCGACATTCCCTGGCAGGGGCCCACCGCCTGCGTGCGGGTGGGGCAGGTGGACGGCCAGTTCATCCTGAACCCCACCGTGGACCAGCTGGCCGCCAGCCGCCTGGACCTCGTGGTGGCGGGCACCCGATCGGCCGTGATGATGGTCGAGGCCGGCGCCCAGGAAGTGGGCGAGGACGATCTGGTGGCCGCCATTGAATTTGCCCACGCGGGCATGCAGGGTGTGCTGGACGTGATCGAGCGCATGCGCGCTGAACTGGGGCAGGAGAAGTTCAACTTTCTGGCCGACGGCGACCTGAGCACCGACCTCGTCCCTGAACTGGCCGAGCAGGCGCGCGCCGCTGGTCTGCGTGACGCCCTGCTGACCACGAAGAAAAAGGAGCGCAGCGCCAATCTGAAGGCCCTGCGTGAGCGCCTGATTCAGGCCCGCATTCCCGAGGGCGAGGTTGAGGGCGCCGAGGAGCGCGTGGCCGCCCTGAAAAGCGCCTTTGGCAAGGTGGAAAAGCAGGAACTGCGCCGCCTGATCCTGGACAACGACCTGCGCGCTGACGGCCGCAACGCGAAGACGGTGCGCCCCATCTGGATCGAGGCCCGCGCCCTGCCCCGCGCCCACGGCAGCGCCATCTTCACGCGCGGCGAGACGCAGGTGCTGGGCGTGGCCACCCTGGGCACCGAGCGCGACGAGATCCTGATTGATGACCTGACCAGTGAAACCGGCGACAAGTTCCTGCTGCACTACAATTTCCCGCCGTATTCGACCGGCGAGGTCAAGCGCATGGGCGGGCAGTCGCGCCGTGAAGTGGGGCACGGCCACCTGGCCAAGCGGGCCATCCGCGCGGTGCTGCCCTCGTTTGAAGAGTTCCCCTATGTGATTCGTCTGGTGGGCGAGGTACTGGAATCCAATGGCTCCAGCTCCATGGCCACCGTCTGCGCGGGCACCCTGGCCCTGATGGACGCGGGCGTGCCCATCAAGGCGCCCGTGGCCGGTGTGGCCATGGGTCTGGTGATGGAGGGAGACGCCTACCGCGTGCTCACTGACATTCTGGGCCTGGAAGACGCGCTGGGCGATATGGACTTCAAGGTCTGCGGCACGGCCCAGGGCGTGACCGCCCTGCAGATGGACATCAAGGTGGGCGGCATTACCCCGCAGATCATGCGCGAGGCGCTCTCTCAGGCCCGGGAGGGCCGCCTGCACATCCTGGGCAAGATGGCCGAGGTGCTTGGTGCCCCCCGCCCCGAACTGAGCCCCACGGCGCCGCGCATTGTCAGCCTCAAGATCAACCCCGAGCTGATTGGCAAGGTGATTGGCCCTGGCGGCAAGCAGATCCGCGAACTCGAAGCCATGGGCGCGCAGATCACGGTGGAAGAGGACGGCACCGTTCGGGTGTTCTCGGCCGACAGCGCCGCCGCCGAGGCGGTCCGCGCCCGCATTGAGGGCCTGACCCGCGAAGCCAAGGTGGGCGAGATTTTTGAGGGCACCGTGGTCAAGACCGCGCCGTTCGGGGCCTTTGTGAACCTCTTCCCCGGCCAGGACGGCATGCTGCACATCTCGCAGATGAGCGAGGAGCGCATTAACGCCGTCGAGGACGTGCTGAACGTGGGCGACAGGCTGCAGGTGAAGATTGCCAACATTGACGACCGGGGCAAGATTGACCTGATCCGCCCCGAGCTGGAAGGTAAGGTGGCCCCGCGCGAGCCCCGCGCGCCGCGCCCCGGCGGCGACCGGGGTGGCCGTCCCCCCCGCCGCGACTGA
- a CDS encoding beta strand repeat-containing protein — MANASNPNVRLVKTIEGGATTITNGDSLRYILTVDNAQGVTEALNVVTVDTLPQGLTYNSTEISYDGGTTWATLTGVTTSVSGGVTTITTPSVRRIDPDGKVWGGTSAIATQLGTQNVRYRITATANGAVFGNVTNSATATSGVTETTTVADNTGTRDVTINRRTNLAITKTNSVSALNAGGTTTYTVRVTNNGPDTVTGAVLRDAAATGLTKTAVACSATPGQCSTAPTITQLESAGGFALPALNSGQFFEITVTATVNATSGSVTNTATVAAPSGATDPDTTNNSASDTDTVTPVANLAITKTDSVTAVNAGGTTTYTIRVTNNGPSPVTGAVLRDAAATGLTKGAVACSATPGQCTAGTTPTAAQLEGAGGFALPALNSGQFYELSLTATVTATSGSVTNTATVAAPSGTTDPDTTNNSASDTDTVTPVANLAITKTNNVTAVNAGSTTTYTIRVTNGGPSSVTGAILKDAAATGLIKGTVTCSGATGNTCAAAPTAGQLESGSGFALPALANGAFYEITLTATVTATGGSVANTATVDAPTGTVDPTPGNNTATDTDTVTPVADLSITKTDGVTAVNAGGTTTYTIRVTNNGPSPVTGAVLRDAAATGLTKGAVACSGTPGQCTAGTTPTAAQLESAGGFALPALNSGQFFEITVTATVSAAATSVTNTATITAPTGTTDPVGGNNSASDTDTVTPVADLGITKTDGVSAVNTNGSTIYTIRVTNNGPSAVTGATLTDAAPAGLTFTAVACSGTPGQCTAGTTPSVTQLQSGYALPLLNSGAFYEIRVTATVTATSGSVANTATIAVPSGTTDPTPGNNSATDTNTVSATFDLAITKTGPAFAKPGETFAYTIRVSNTTATASGSVTVTDVLPAGLTFVSADNGGSYTAGTRTVTWTLTSVAGNANTDLTLTVTAPADATIRPVGGVKSVQNTASLVAAGDSNAANNTSAAVTTRFVLNDVAKRVRNVTADVRDNGGVARFGTTGGGKPGEVLEYCLDASNLGGADLPGYVLTDQVPGNVNALLTAYDAEEPSAATGFGVKVTRGGVTYRTSAADADTGTLTATGGTFGRGTLTLNLGTLAAGETATACFQTTIR, encoded by the coding sequence ATGGCAAATGCATCCAATCCGAATGTTCGTCTTGTCAAGACTATTGAGGGCGGCGCGACCACCATCACCAACGGCGACAGCCTCCGGTACATCCTGACGGTGGACAATGCCCAGGGGGTGACCGAAGCCCTGAACGTGGTCACGGTAGATACTCTGCCTCAGGGGCTGACCTACAACAGCACTGAAATCAGCTATGACGGCGGCACCACCTGGGCCACGCTGACCGGCGTGACCACCAGCGTCAGCGGCGGCGTCACCACCATTACGACACCATCTGTGCGGCGCATTGACCCTGACGGCAAGGTCTGGGGCGGCACCAGTGCTATCGCCACTCAGCTGGGCACTCAGAATGTCCGCTACCGCATTACAGCCACGGCCAACGGCGCGGTATTTGGCAACGTGACCAACTCGGCCACGGCCACCAGCGGCGTCACCGAAACCACGACAGTCGCTGACAACACCGGCACACGCGACGTCACTATCAATCGCCGCACTAACCTGGCCATCACCAAAACCAACAGCGTCTCGGCACTCAACGCGGGTGGCACCACCACATACACAGTGCGTGTGACCAACAATGGCCCCGATACCGTGACAGGCGCTGTGCTGCGCGATGCCGCCGCCACAGGGCTGACCAAGACGGCAGTGGCCTGCTCGGCCACGCCGGGACAGTGCAGCACTGCACCCACCATCACACAGCTGGAAAGTGCGGGTGGCTTTGCGTTGCCGGCCCTGAACAGTGGCCAGTTCTTTGAGATCACTGTGACGGCCACCGTGAACGCCACCAGTGGCAGCGTCACCAACACGGCGACCGTCGCGGCCCCCAGCGGTGCGACAGACCCAGATACCACGAACAACAGCGCCTCGGACACTGACACCGTAACGCCGGTCGCCAACCTGGCCATTACCAAAACCGACAGCGTAACGGCCGTGAATGCGGGCGGCACGACCACCTACACCATTCGCGTAACGAACAACGGCCCCAGCCCGGTGACGGGCGCGGTGCTGCGTGACGCCGCTGCCACGGGATTGACCAAGGGCGCCGTGGCCTGCTCCGCCACACCGGGACAATGCACGGCCGGCACCACACCCACGGCCGCGCAACTGGAAGGCGCAGGCGGCTTCGCCCTGCCCGCGCTGAACAGCGGCCAGTTCTACGAATTGAGCTTGACCGCCACCGTGACGGCCACCAGTGGCAGCGTGACCAACACGGCGACCGTCGCCGCCCCCAGCGGCACCACCGACCCGGATACCACGAACAACAGCGCCTCAGACACGGACACGGTCACGCCGGTCGCCAACCTGGCCATTACCAAGACCAACAACGTGACCGCCGTGAACGCGGGCAGCACGACCACGTACACCATCCGCGTGACCAACGGTGGCCCCAGCAGCGTCACGGGCGCCATTCTGAAAGACGCGGCGGCCACGGGCCTGATCAAGGGCACGGTGACGTGCTCGGGCGCCACGGGGAACACCTGCGCTGCGGCGCCCACAGCGGGACAACTGGAAAGCGGCAGTGGCTTTGCCCTGCCTGCCCTAGCCAACGGTGCCTTTTACGAAATCACCCTGACGGCCACCGTGACCGCCACGGGCGGCAGCGTGGCCAACACCGCCACGGTGGACGCCCCCACCGGCACGGTAGACCCCACCCCCGGCAACAACACCGCCACCGACACCGACACCGTGACGCCCGTGGCCGACCTGAGCATCACCAAGACCGACGGTGTAACGGCCGTGAACGCAGGCGGCACGACCACCTACACCATTCGCGTAACGAACAACGGCCCCAGCCCGGTGACGGGCGCGGTGCTGCGCGACGCTGCCGCCACGGGATTGACCAAGGGCGCGGTGGCCTGCTCGGGCACACCCGGCCAGTGCACGGCCGGCACCACGCCCACGGCCGCGCAGCTGGAAAGTGCAGGCGGCTTCGCCCTGCCCGCGCTGAACAGCGGCCAGTTCTTCGAGATCACAGTGACGGCCACCGTCTCGGCTGCGGCCACCAGTGTCACGAACACGGCGACGATCACGGCGCCCACTGGCACCACTGACCCTGTTGGCGGGAACAACAGTGCCAGTGACACGGATACGGTGACCCCTGTGGCCGACCTGGGCATCACGAAAACTGACGGCGTGAGCGCGGTGAACACGAACGGCAGCACCATCTACACGATTCGGGTGACGAACAACGGCCCCAGCGCGGTAACAGGCGCTACCCTGACGGACGCGGCGCCTGCGGGCCTGACTTTCACGGCCGTGGCCTGCTCTGGCACCCCAGGACAGTGCACGGCAGGCACCACCCCCAGCGTGACCCAGTTGCAAAGCGGCTACGCCCTGCCCCTCCTCAACAGCGGTGCTTTCTACGAAATTCGCGTGACGGCCACCGTGACCGCCACCAGTGGCAGCGTGGCAAACACCGCGACCATCGCTGTGCCCAGCGGCACCACCGACCCCACCCCGGGCAATAACAGCGCCACCGACACCAATACCGTCAGCGCCACCTTTGATCTGGCAATTACCAAGACGGGGCCGGCGTTTGCCAAACCGGGCGAGACCTTCGCCTACACCATCCGCGTGTCCAATACCACCGCCACGGCCAGCGGCAGCGTGACGGTGACCGATGTGCTGCCTGCGGGCCTGACCTTCGTGAGCGCCGACAATGGCGGCAGCTACACTGCCGGCACCCGCACCGTCACCTGGACCCTGACCAGCGTGGCGGGCAACGCGAACACCGACCTGACCCTGACAGTCACGGCGCCGGCCGATGCCACCATCCGGCCTGTGGGCGGCGTCAAGAGCGTGCAGAACACCGCCAGCCTCGTGGCAGCAGGCGACAGCAACGCCGCCAACAACACCTCGGCGGCCGTGACCACCCGCTTCGTGCTGAACGATGTGGCCAAGCGCGTGCGCAACGTGACGGCCGATGTGCGTGACAATGGCGGTGTGGCCCGCTTCGGGACGACGGGCGGCGGCAAGCCCGGCGAGGTGCTGGAGTACTGCCTGGACGCCAGCAACCTGGGCGGCGCCGATCTGCCCGGTTACGTGCTGACCGATCAGGTGCCCGGCAACGTGAACGCCCTGCTCACCGCCTATGACGCCGAGGAGCCCAGCGCGGCCACCGGCTTCGGGGTGAAGGTCACGCGCGGCGGGGTCACCTACCGCACCAGCGCGGCCGACGCGGACACCGGGACCCTGACGGCCACCGGCGGGACCTTTGGCCGGGGCACCCTGACCCTGAACCTGGGGACCCTGGCCGCTGGCGAAACCGCCACCGCCTGCTTCCAGACCACCATTCGGTAA
- the dkgB gene encoding 2,5-didehydrogluconate reductase DkgB: protein MTVPAFGLGTFRLKDDVVRRVVADALELGYRAIDTAQGYDNEGEIGEVLSQSGVPREQVYLTTKIKPAHYRRQTLLDSLRESLEKLRVEQVDLTLIHWPVPKGEVRPEEYLAALAEARELGLTRNLGVSNFNIAGLKQAREVLGGVPIATNQVEIHPYLQNRTLVDFAHREGIHLTSYMTLAVGKVMNDEVLGDIARAHGATPAQVALAWALRQGHSVIPSSTKRENLASNLKAQTLELTDEEMARIGGLEQGETARIANPESARPDWD from the coding sequence ATGACTGTACCGGCATTTGGACTGGGCACGTTTCGGCTGAAGGATGATGTGGTGCGCCGCGTGGTGGCCGACGCCCTGGAACTCGGCTACCGCGCCATTGACACCGCGCAGGGCTACGACAACGAGGGCGAGATTGGCGAGGTGCTTTCACAGAGCGGGGTACCGCGCGAGCAGGTGTACCTGACGACCAAGATCAAGCCTGCCCATTACCGCCGCCAGACCCTGCTGGACAGCCTCCGTGAAAGCCTGGAGAAGCTGCGCGTGGAGCAGGTGGACCTGACCCTGATTCACTGGCCGGTGCCGAAGGGAGAGGTGCGCCCGGAGGAATACCTGGCCGCGCTGGCCGAGGCGCGCGAACTGGGCCTGACCCGCAACCTGGGCGTGTCCAACTTCAATATCGCTGGCCTGAAGCAGGCGCGCGAGGTGCTGGGCGGCGTGCCCATCGCCACCAATCAGGTGGAAATCCATCCCTACCTGCAAAACCGCACCCTGGTGGACTTTGCCCACCGGGAAGGAATCCACCTGACCTCCTACATGACGCTGGCGGTGGGCAAGGTCATGAACGATGAGGTGCTGGGAGACATCGCCCGCGCGCACGGCGCCACGCCCGCGCAGGTGGCACTGGCCTGGGCGCTGCGCCAGGGCCACAGCGTCATTCCCAGCAGCACCAAGCGCGAGAATCTGGCGAGCAACCTGAAAGCCCAGACGTTAGAACTGACAGACGAGGAGATGGCCCGCATAGGGGGGCTGGAACAGGGCGAAACGGCCCGGATTGCCAACCCCGAAAGCGCCCGGCCTGACTGGGATTGA